A section of the Schistosoma haematobium chromosome ZW, whole genome shotgun sequence genome encodes:
- the VPS33B gene encoding Vacuolar protein sorting-associated protein 33B, variant 2, protein MTFEALIHEVVGIELGQVELPPECADESTPQKQILDSTKLHYYKDIRDVHISRVHSLLLDWRGKLQDSRGDLEMQLVSQKSVVQHKQHSSSNSIQTTSTINNTCNLRNISTRLGSFLAKRRELSFLLACLEQVLCAMTIKERVEDLRTAQSLLLQSGSGGSLAIGQVGIPSIDDENDDGDSNAPDRNRKFTPVSIGGSCGNLADVLNSFPMRLAIEWLTTHHGDHLIDGLRLVALNCVLHDGLGDELYEVMSRAIIHAAGQITFPMLEALSSLGLLYPRSKLPAISSAKTSVTNNHPTDPQSSMSVAQTNNLTKKSSHALTHTVAKLKLTQRQKSRYNYLHHLLQLSNWNQANRHVDRTVISPTYVYSGQHCPLVVRLLESVWSAGLLDSKFQSVKSNSSSAEQNHSDFELIAQPQLIEALKRMGLPSEGMFLLIVSITKRKFLDIL, encoded by the exons GATATTAGAGATGTCCATATATCTCGTGTTCATTCATTACTTCTGGATTGGCGTGGTAAACTTCAAGATTCACGTGGTGATTTAGAAATGCAATTGGTTAGTCAAAAATCTGTTGTTCAGCATAAACAGCATTCTAGTTCAAACTCAATTCAGACTACTAGTACTATTAATAACACCTGTAATTTGCGGAATATTAGTACACGTCTAGGTTCATTTTTAGCTAAAAGACGTGAATTGTCATTTCTGTTAGCATGTTTAGAACAAGTATTATGTGCAATGACAATTAAAGAACGTGTGGAAGATCTACGTACAGCACAAAGTTTATTATTACAATCCGGTAGCGGGGGATCTCTTGCAATTGGTCAAGTTGGAATTCCCTCTATTGATGATGAAAATGATGATGGTGACTCTAATGCTCCTGATCGTAACCGAAAATTTACTCCAGTTTCAATTGGTGGTTCATGTGGTAATTTAGCAGATGTTTTAAATTCCTTCCCTATGCGTTTAGCTATCGAATGGTTGACTACACA CCATGGTGATCATCTAATTGATGGGCTCCGTCTGGTTGCATTGAATTGTGTTTTACATGATGGCTTAGGTGATGAATTATACGAGGTAATGAGTCGCGCCATAATACATGCTGCTGGTCAAATCACCTTCCCTATGCTTGAAGCGTTATCCTCACTTGGGTTATTATATCCCCGTTCTAAACTCCCGGCAATATCATCTGCAAAAACATCTGTTACAAACAATCATCCAACTGACCCACAATCAAGCATGTCTGTGGCGCAAACAAATAACCTAACAAAAAAGTCCAGTCATGCACTAACTCATACTGTTGCCAAGCTAAAATTAACACAACGACAAAAATCTCGTTACAA TTATCTACATCATTTGTTACAGTTGAGCAATTGGAATCAGGCCAATCGACATGTTGATCGTACGGTTATTTCACCTACATATGTTTATTCTGGTCAGCATTGTCCCTTAGTTGTTCGGCTTTTAGAGTCTGTTTGGTCAGCTGGTCTTCTAGATTCTAAATTTCAATCTGTTAAATCAAACTCTTCTTCTGCTGAGCAAAATCATTCAGACTTTGAACTAATTGCCCAGCCACAATTAATCGAAGCACTTAAACGAATGGGTCTTCCATCTGAAGGTATGTTTCTCCTTATAGTGTCAATTACAAAGAGGAAGTTCCTTGATATTTTGTAA